The sequence AATCGCAAGCAATTCAAGGTCACTTAATTCTGCCTTACTTAATACAATTTGTTTCATTTTTTATGCCTCCTAAACTTATTATTCTTATAAAATAACTAGGATTAAATACCGCCACCGTGCTCGTGAAACGAACGACGTTCCTCGGTGATCGTCTTTTTTAAGCTAATCGTTCCGAGTGTAGCAAAACAAACACTAACAATGGCGATTGCTGTATAAATATCGCTATGAAGGAACAATTTAATTAAGCTATATGAGACAGCTAGTGAAAAAATAGGCGAGACAATCCATACTTTTAGCACTTGAATGACAATTTGCTTTTGCCAAATCGAAAAGCCACTTTTTGTTGTGCCGATGCCGATGATGGCTGATGTCGTAATTTGTGTGAGCGGAACGGGAAGGCCAAAAAGAGACGAAACGATAACGAGTGTTGCGCCGATTCCTGAAATAATGCACCCTTCAAGTTGAGAGAAGGTCGTAATTTTTTTCCCGTTCGTCTCTAGCACGCGGCTGCCAAGCAAAAGCGCCCCTAGTGCAACGAACAATCCACCAAAAATGATGCCGTGCTGGACAGATAATAAACCTGCTCCAACAAGGGGACCAACAGCATTTGCGACATTGTTCATTCCTGCAGAAAATGCCTCGAAAAATCCAGCGATAATGAGCAACAAGCCAACCCATTTGTTTTGTTTCAATGTTTTTCCTTTTATCCACTTGCTAATGAAAAAAGCGAGAAAAAAAGCAGCGAACGGTGTAATGATCCAAAACGAAACGATCCACATAAGCTTGCTGACGTATAAACTTTGATATGCAATGCCAGCTCCAACGACCGCCCCAACTGTAATTTCGCTTGTGGATAACGGAATGCCGAGCATGTTTGCGGCAAATAATGAAATGGTAGCGGCTGCTAAGACGATGACGACAAGATCCGTTTGCAAAATAGATGTAGGGACGATGCCAGAACCGATCGTTTTGACGACTTCTCCTCCGCTTAAGCTGCCGAGAAAAATAGCAACAGCGCATATGAATAAAGCGATGCGCTTATTTGACAATGTGCCTGACCCATAAGCAGCACCCATCGTTGCGGCAGCACCGCTTCCCCCGATGTTCATCGCAAAGAAAAAAGCGATAATAAAAGCAACTGTAACCAACGCGTTTCCCCCTTTACGACTCGTGCAAGCCGCATTCTGTTTTTCCTAGCCCAGCCCACCGTCCAGAACGCAAATCTTCTTCCGTATAAGCAGGGGCTGTACATGGTGCACAACCGATGCTCGGATATCCACGATCATGAAGCGGGTTATAGGAAAGATTGTGGCGATGCACGTAGCGCCATACGTCTTTCCATGTCCAATGAATAAGCGGGCAAACTTTAATGTTTTGAAACTTTTTATCGAGATTGATAAATTCGACATGTTGCCGTGTTGGTGATTGCTCGCGGCGCAGTCCGGAAATCCATGCTTTTTTTCCTGTCATCGCTTGCCGAAGGGGAATAATTTTTCTTAGTTCACAGCATTTGTTCGGATCTTTTTTCCAAAGCTCAGCCCCGAATTGTTGTTCTTGCTCTGCAAGCGATAAAGATGGGGACTGCAAATGAATGCGCAAGCGAGGATACGCTTGCTTCACGCGTTCAATCGTTTCATACGTTTCAGAAAAATGTAAATGCGTATCGAGAAAAACAATTTCCGCATCGTCACGTACTTGCGAAATAAGGTCAATGAGCACAATCCCTTCAATGCCGAAACTGCAAGCATACAAAAGATCATCACCATAATGATCGTACGCCCATGACAGCACATGTAGTGCCCCTTTTTCATTATTATCTATTGGAAAAGTAGGTTTTTGGACATCATCCCACGTTTCATACGTAATCATGCTTCATCCCCCTTACTATTTGATTGTTTTAAATTTTAACACAATTCAACCGAATGTCAATCATAGTTTTTCTATCGGAATTTATTTTTTTAAAACGTCATGGCAAATGAAAAAAAACATGATTATACTGTTTGTATGGGAGATGTTGAAGGGGGTGGAGATGTTTGCGACTCATTTTATGTGAGTTTGTTATGCGCACATATGGCGTATCAACATCATGAGCATGCAGATGGTTCTGGTGCACCGCGCGGATTAAAAGAAACGAACATTCATTTGTACGCTCAAATTTGCGCTATTGCCAACGAATATGAAAATTTAATTTCTTCCGAATTTGTGCCACCGCATGAAGCGCTTGAAATTATTATGGCGCGGAGTGGCATTCGCTATAGCCAACAACTTGTGCGGTTGTTTGTTGATACGATCCCTGCGTATTTACCAGGAACGATGGTGAAAATGAGCGACGGAAGAAACGCAATCGTGACAAAAATTGTTGAGCATATGCAACGTCCATATGTCCGATATATGGATACACATGAGGAAATTTCGCTTGTTGATCATCCGTCGCTCCTCATTGCCGGACAGGCAATTTTATAGTTTTTTTCGCAAGTTTCCAAGCTCTTCAGCGATTGCTTGCATTTCGCTTGGACTAAATGTTTGCTTTTTCATCACCATATCGTATATATCTTTTAATTCATCGTATAGCTGTTCATCGAAATGGTCCGGTTTAATGGCATCAAAATTTAATACTTTTAACTTTTCTTTTATTTGTTCGATCATTTGTTCAACGGATAAATGCATCGTCGTCATCCTTTCGTATATGATTGTGTTCATTGTACCATGGTTTGACTGTTCATTCTACTTATTCTACGTTATGAGGTGAAAAGCAATGATTCGGGTGTTATTTGTTTGTTTAGGAAACATATGTCGTTCTCCAATGGCAGAAGCTGTATTCCGGCATCTTGTGAAGCAAGAAGGATTGGATCATGTCATTTCTGTTGACTCGGCAGGAACGGGCAATTGGCATGTGGGGAAACCACCACATCACGGGACTCAGCGTATTTTAACGGAAAAACAAATTGACTTTACAGGGTTAAAAGCACGTCAAATTTCAAAAGAAGATTTTCATACATTCGATTATATTATCGGAATGGATAGCGATAATATCGCTCATCTTCGTCGCCTTGTTGGCGATTCGTCGCACGCTGTCATTGCTCGTTTTATGGATTTTGTGCCAAACCGTCGCGTAGACGATGTCCCTGATCCGTACTTTACAGGAAATTTTGAAGAAGTGTACGAATTAGTCGAAGAAGGATGTAAACATATATTAGAGCGAATAAAACGAGATCATTCGTTGTAAGGGGGAGAAGACGATGGGAAAGGGGAAATGGATTGCATTAGCAGGGATAGCTTTGTTGTTAGCGAATAACAAAACAAGACAAGTCATTAAAGAAACGTGTCGTGAGTGGATGGATAGCGTAGAACAAGTAAAGGAGACTGTTCATCAAACGAGACAACATGTAGACGAGATGATGAATGATTTGCAGTTTATTGTGAATAAACTAAGTGAAGTAAAAGAAACAACACCGCAAGTGATGGAGTGGATAGAGGAGCTGATTCGTAAACGTTCCTCGTGGAAGCGAGGTGGGGTGGGAGATGATTGTTAGCTTTTCTGTTGTTCGTGAGCTAATGAAACGGTTTGAAGAAGATGAAATTTTTGATTTATCCGCTGAGTTAGCATATTTCTTTTTGCTGTCGCTATTTCCATTTTTACTGTTTTTGTTAACGTTTTTATCGTATTTGCCTATCCCGCACGAAGATGTGATCGCCTTTTTCAGTCAATATGCGCCAAGCGAAACGGCGCATTTAATTGAGACAAACATTAAACAACTTATAGCAGCGCAAAGTGGAAAGTGGTTATCTTTTAGCGTGCTTGCTACGGTGTGGGCTGCATCGAACGGTATGTCGGCCATTATTCGGGCATTAAATCGAGCATACGATGTGAAAGAAACACGCTCTTTTCTCGTTGCTCGTGGAGTTTCGATTTTGCTTACTTTTGCGATGATTTTTGTCATTATTGTCGCGCTCGTCTTCCCTGTATTCGGAAAAATGATCGGTACATTTCTTTTTTCAGCGTTTGGTCTTTCTGATGTGTTTTTACACGTATGGGAAACGATTCGTTGGTTTGTTAGCTTTGTCATTTTATTTTTTGTTTTTTCTGTGTTATACGTTTTTGCCCCAAGCAAACATGTCCGGTTTCGCGACGTATGGATAGGAGCGTTATTTGCGACTGTAGGTTGGATGGGCGTCTCACTTGCTTTTTCTACCTATGTAAACCAATTCGGTAACTATTCTGCGATGTATGGCAGCTTAGGCGGAATTATTGCGTTAATGGTTTGGTTTTATTTATCTGGCATGATGATTGTATTAGGTGGGGAGCTAAACGCTATTCTTTGTTGCAAACGAGAAGGAAATATGCGCATACGGTAGTTATTCCCTCTTATAAAAAGGGCGCTTAAAAGCGAAAATAGTGATGAAGGGGGATTGACGATGACGAAAAAGACGAAAAAAGACGGCGGAACAAAGCAAAAAGGAAAAAACCGCCCGAAACATAAAACGAGTAGCAGTGCGAATGGACAAAACGGATATCACTAAAGAGAAGAGGGATGCGGCACGCATCCCTCTTTATTCTGCGATTTCTTCGTAATGATAGTATGTTTGGTTGTAAATATGTTCGATTTCTTCATCAGTCATATAAACGAGTTGTTCTTGATTAAAGCTCCGTAATTTTGTAATAAACTCAATCATATTTTTTCTTTCTTCTCTACTCATCATCATCGCTCTCCCCTCTGTTTTAAAACAGTTTGTTTTGTTTAATTGTATTATATAACAGAGGCTTAAAAAGCGTCAATGTTTTTTTCTTGTTTTTTTGAAAAATATTTTGAAAATTTCGTGAGCGGACGCTGGGCAAGTAATAAAAGAAACAGTAGCGAACTCACGCTAAAGAAAAATAGCCTTTCTTGCTGTTGTAATACAATGCCCCCAATCGCAGGCCCACATATGCTGCCGATGCTATATAACATCCCGCACAATATGTTGCCGACAGGAAGAAGTGATTTTGGCAACAAATCGGTCATATACGCCATGCCGAGCGAAAAAAGTGAACCGACAAACATACCTGCGACAAAAAAGGTGACTGTCAACGGCACAGGAGAAATGAACCATTGTGCAATGATAAAGCAGATCGATCCGACGGTTAACGAAACGGTGATCATCGCTTTTCGCGAGAAGCGATCACTTAATACGCCAAGCGGGAGTTGAAAAGCGATTCCGCCAAGCGCAAACGCCGGAAGCATTATCGCGACCGTCTCAACATGTAGTCCATTTCGCAAGGCGTAAATCGGAAACATGCTATGGAGTGAAGCTTCTAAAAATCCGTAGCCAAACGGCAATAACAATGCGGGCCACGCTTGTTTCCAAGCATGAAAAAAGCGTAGCGTGCCAATTTTTTCAGCTTGCTCTGTTTCAGGATAGGCATGTGGGAGAAAAAATAATAACACCCACCCACATAAGCTAATCAATGATGAGACGATAAACGGCAACGTCTCATGAACGTGAACGAGCGGAACGAGAAGCGGTCCGATCATAAAACCAACGCCAAACGATAAGCCGTATAGTGAGATGTTGCGCCCGCGTCGATGCGCAGGAGATGCGTATGTAATCCACGTTTGTGTGCCAAAATGAAAAATGTGGTCGCCAATTCCAATCAACAAACGAAGCATAAACCAAAACAGCAAAGATGACCAAATTGGAAAAATAGCCAACGAAACGATAACGATCGCTCCGCCAATAATAGTTAAACGTTTAAAGCCGTAACGGCGAAGCGGACGTTCTAAAAGTGGCGATACAATTAGGACGCCGATGTACATGGCTGTGGCATGCATGCCGCTAAGCGATGAATGAACGCCATTTTGTTCAAAAATGACAGAAATAAGCGGTAGTAATAGCCCTTGCGCAAGACCAGAAATCATGACGCTGCTAATTAAAATGAAAAAATGACGTTGTCGCATAGTGCCCTCCTGTAACGTGTTCACTATGTTCGATGTTAAAATGTTTTATGCGAAGAAGCAACAAAAAAGACAGATGAAAACGGAAATGAATTTGTGTAAAATATGGTTGATATTCCATAAATGAAAAAGGGGACGATTCGATGGAACGCATCTTTTTTTTATTGACGGCGATTGGTGTGCCGCTTTCTGTTGCAGGAAGTTTGCTTCATTGGCCCGCAGCACCGATGTTTGTCGTTTACTGTGTTACCATTATTGCACTTGCTAGTTATATGGGGCGAGCGACAGAAAGCTTGGCAATTGTGGCAGGGCCGCGCATTGGCGGTTTGTTAAATGCGACATTTGGCAATGCGGTAGAACTCATCATTTCGATTTTTGCGCTAAAAGCTGGATTAGTTGGTGTCGTGCTTGCATCTTTAACCGGCTCTGTGCTTGGTAACTTACTGCTTGTGGCAGGCTTATCGTTTTTTGTCGGCGGTTTAAAATATAAACGGCAATCATTTAACGTATATGATGCGCGCCATAACTCAGGTCTATTAACGTTTGCCATTTTAGTTGCCTTTGTTATTCCAGAAGTGTTTTCGATGACGGTGAATGAACAAAAGACGCTGTCGTTAAGCGTAGGCATTTCAGTCATTATGATTGCGCTCTATTTAGCTGCACTATATTTTAAACTCGTCACTCATCGCGGTGTATATCAACATAAAGAAGGTGAGGAAGAACATGAAGAGCCAGAATGGTCAAAAGGAAAAGCGATGCTCATTTTAGCGCTTGCTACTGCGGCTGTAGCATATGTATCAGAAAGCTTAGTTCATACGTTTGAAGTCGTCGCCCATTCGTTTGGCTGGAGCGAACTGTTTATCGGTGTCATTATTGTCGCGATTGTCGGAAATGCCGCTGAGCATGCTTCCGCCATTATTATGGCATATAAAAATAAAATGAACGTCGCTGTTGAAATTGCCGTTGGTTCAACGCTTCAAATTGCGATGTTTGTTGCGCCTGTATTAGTGCTTGTATCGCTTGCATTTCCGACGAAAATGGCGCTCGTCTTTACGCTTCCAGAACTTGTTGCAATGGTGACAGCGGTATTGTTGACAATTGTGCTTTCGAACGATGGAGATACAAACTGGTTTGAAGGAGCGACATTGCTTGGAGCGTATATGATTATGGGAATCGGATTTTATTTGTTGTAATCCGTTAGCGGTTGCTGACGGATTTTTTTTGTGAAGAGGATAAATTGTTTACTTTTGAAAAAAATAACGATGAACAACGTAAAAAGGAAAGGGGCTTACGTATGAAGAGATGGTTTGCTTTCAGCATGATGTTTATTTTCTTCTGTATGCCAACGATTAGTGAAGCAACTGTCAAACTTCCTTCATCGGTCATTGACATTTCAAAAGAAAATACGTATCCGAATCCGACACAAAATTTGCCGTATTTACAACCGAGCGAACTAGCGAAACAACTGCTTCAGTCCGCGAATGTTAAAATTGAAAATCCGGAATTAATTCGTCTTTTAAACGAATCGTCGATTTCAAGCACGCCATTTGCGATTGGTTACGAAGCGACGATTTATTTAGGGCAATGGCCGTTGAATTACGAATCGATAGAAACATCAACGAACTGGGAGTATCAAAAAGTAAATACAAACTTTATTGACAATCGTGGTGGGAAAACGGCTGTTCGATTGATGTATCGCCAAGAGATGCAAAAACAAGTGCGCGGAGGCCTAACGGCAAGCATACCGAACGAAGAAGATGTGAAAAAAATGATGCTTTTAACAGCGATGAAAAAAACAAATTTACCGCTCTCTTTCAGCACATGGATCGGCATGGGAACGAAAAAGGAACAAGCGTATAACGTTCCGCCGAAAAAGTTAGGCTATTTATATGCTTACGCCCCGGCGGTCAATGAAAAAGGAAAAGTGACGTATGGCGAAGTATATATCGTCTTAAAAGGAAAGAAAAAAAGCATTGTCGTGAAAAACGTAACATCGCAAGGTATCGGTGCTTGGATTCCTGTGCAAGACCGTCTATCATTCGCATTTGTTGCTAGCGACGTACCACGATGACAAGAAAAAGCTTGTCGAGCGTTCGACAAGCTTTTTATCGTTCAATTTTTGCTTTTCGCGTCGTAAAATCAACGTCTGGGTAATAACGGTTTTTCACGAGCACGTTCGGTCCTAAACATTTCACCGCAGGGCAGTGGCAGTTTAGTGATTTTGCTAAATGAGATGCCATCCATTTGTCATAAGCAGAAAGAAGCGAGTCGGTTTGAATGTTTCCGAGCGTCGGTTCATCACCGAAATCAGTCACAATAATGTCGCCTGTAAAGATGTTGACGTTTAACCGTGAACGTCCATCTGGATCGTTTCGTACTGTAACATTTTTACTTGCATATAAACGTTTTAACAACGCTAAATCTTCTTCGTTGTCGCTGCACGGATAAAACGGCAACGTGCCAAACAACATCCAAACGTTTTCATCCCGTATATCGAGCAAATGATGAATCGTTTCGCGCAGTTCGTCGAGCGTTAACGTTTCCAAGTTGCTCGCAAAGTCACTCGGATACATCGGATGCACTTCATGTCGTTTACAGCCCATGTCGTTTACAATTTGGCGATGAATCGTTTCTAAATGTGGACGTGTCCGTTTATTTAACATCGTTTCCGCGGATACGATGACGCCCGTTTTCGAAATGGCACGTGCATTTTCGATCATGCGTATAAAATAACGTTCACGCTGTGCGACGGTTGGCTTTTTCTCCATCATCGCAAAACCGCCTTCGACAAAATCATCGATCGTGCCCCAATTATGCGAAATATGCAAAACATCTAAGTAAGGGATGATTTTTTCGTACCGTTCTAAATCGAGCGTTAAGTTCGAGTTGATTTGTGTGCGCACCCCCCGCTCATGTGCGTATTTTAACAGCGGCACGACGTATTGCTCAACAGATTTCATCGAAAGCATCGGCTCGCCGCCTGTAATGCTTAACGAGCGCAAATGTGGAATTTCATCGAGGCGGCGAAGAAGGAGATCAAGCGGCAGCGCCTCAGGATCTTTCGTACGCAATGTGTAACCGACTGCACAATGCTCACAACGCATATTACAGAGCGTCGTTGTTGTAAACTCGATATTTGTCAACTGCATGCTGCCGTACTGTTCGACATCCATATATGCTTCCCATGGGTCAAATGTAGGGGTAATCGCTTGACGCAATAATGTTCCCATAATCAAGCTCCTTTTAATTAAAATAGACCTAACGATAATTATGCAAACGAAATGGAACGATTGTCAACGATGTTGCGATTGTGTACGATAAAGAAAAAGCGAGGTGACGACGTTGGGCAACGCAGTATCAGATCAAAATCTACAACTATCCTATTTAAAAACGTGCTTAAATATGTTTCTTGAAGTGCTTGAAGCCATTGACCCAGAAACGACGGAGTTAGAAGATATTGACCGTCTTATTCAAATGATTGATGATTTAGAAATGAAATACGAGCGGTTTAAAAAAGATTGGGAAAAAAGTCGCTAAGCGGCTTTTTTTTGCGTTTAAAAAAGATGTATAATACAAGTGGAGAATTCGAAAAATTGTTACATATTGAACAAAGGGGAAGGGTTATAGGATGGAAAAGTTTCAAGAGAGTATGTACAAGCTAATCGTTGAGACGTCAACAAAATTGCCGAAAGATGTACGCCGCGCCATCGCTAAGGCGAAGATGCGTGAAAATGCTGGAACGAGGGCGGCGATGTCGCTTGCGACGATCGTACAAAACATTCAAATGGCAGATGAAAATGTATCGCCGATTTGTCAAGATACCGGATTGCCGACATTTAAAATTAAAGTCCCTGTAGGCGTCAATCAAATGGAGATGAAAGAAGCGATTCGTCGAGCGATCGCTCAAGCAACGAAAGACGGAAAATTGCGTCCAAACTCCGTTGATTCGCTAACAGGCGAAAATAGCGGTGATAATTTAGGGATCGGGCTACCTGTCATCAAATTCGAGCAATGGGAAAAAGATTACATTGATGTTCGCTTAATTTTAAAAGGTGGCGGCTGTGAAAATAAAAACATTCAATATAGCTTACCGTGTGAGTTAGAAGGGCTCGGTCGTGCCGGTCGTGACTTAGATGGCATTCGCAAATGTATTTTACATGCGGTATATCAAGCACAAGGACAAGGCTGTAGCGCTGGATTTATTGGCGTCGGCATTGGCGGTGATCGTTCCTCTGGATACGATTTAGCAAAGGAACAGTTATTCCGTTCTGTTGACGATGTGAACCCGAAT comes from Anoxybacillus flavithermus and encodes:
- the yfkAB gene encoding radical SAM/CxCxxxxC motif protein YfkAB; translated protein: MGTLLRQAITPTFDPWEAYMDVEQYGSMQLTNIEFTTTTLCNMRCEHCAVGYTLRTKDPEALPLDLLLRRLDEIPHLRSLSITGGEPMLSMKSVEQYVVPLLKYAHERGVRTQINSNLTLDLERYEKIIPYLDVLHISHNWGTIDDFVEGGFAMMEKKPTVAQRERYFIRMIENARAISKTGVIVSAETMLNKRTRPHLETIHRQIVNDMGCKRHEVHPMYPSDFASNLETLTLDELRETIHHLLDIRDENVWMLFGTLPFYPCSDNEEDLALLKRLYASKNVTVRNDPDGRSRLNVNIFTGDIIVTDFGDEPTLGNIQTDSLLSAYDKWMASHLAKSLNCHCPAVKCLGPNVLVKNRYYPDVDFTTRKAKIER
- a CDS encoding inorganic phosphate transporter, translated to MVTVAFIIAFFFAMNIGGSGAAATMGAAYGSGTLSNKRIALFICAVAIFLGSLSGGEVVKTIGSGIVPTSILQTDLVVIVLAAATISLFAANMLGIPLSTSEITVGAVVGAGIAYQSLYVSKLMWIVSFWIITPFAAFFLAFFISKWIKGKTLKQNKWVGLLLIIAGFFEAFSAGMNNVANAVGPLVGAGLLSVQHGIIFGGLFVALGALLLGSRVLETNGKKITTFSQLEGCIISGIGATLVIVSSLFGLPVPLTQITTSAIIGIGTTKSGFSIWQKQIVIQVLKVWIVSPIFSLAVSYSLIKLFLHSDIYTAIAIVSVCFATLGTISLKKTITEERRSFHEHGGGI
- a CDS encoding HD-GYP domain-containing protein, which gives rise to MAYQHHEHADGSGAPRGLKETNIHLYAQICAIANEYENLISSEFVPPHEALEIIMARSGIRYSQQLVRLFVDTIPAYLPGTMVKMSDGRNAIVTKIVEHMQRPYVRYMDTHEEISLVDHPSLLIAGQAIL
- a CDS encoding YihY/virulence factor BrkB family protein, with protein sequence MIVSFSVVRELMKRFEEDEIFDLSAELAYFFLLSLFPFLLFLLTFLSYLPIPHEDVIAFFSQYAPSETAHLIETNIKQLIAAQSGKWLSFSVLATVWAASNGMSAIIRALNRAYDVKETRSFLVARGVSILLTFAMIFVIIVALVFPVFGKMIGTFLFSAFGLSDVFLHVWETIRWFVSFVILFFVFSVLYVFAPSKHVRFRDVWIGALFATVGWMGVSLAFSTYVNQFGNYSAMYGSLGGIIALMVWFYLSGMMIVLGGELNAILCCKREGNMRIR
- a CDS encoding DUF1128 domain-containing protein; amino-acid sequence: MTTMHLSVEQMIEQIKEKLKVLNFDAIKPDHFDEQLYDELKDIYDMVMKKQTFSPSEMQAIAEELGNLRKKL
- a CDS encoding SE1561 family protein, encoding MGNAVSDQNLQLSYLKTCLNMFLEVLEAIDPETTELEDIDRLIQMIDDLEMKYERFKKDWEKSR
- a CDS encoding BH0509 family protein; amino-acid sequence: MSREERKNMIEFITKLRSFNQEQLVYMTDEEIEHIYNQTYYHYEEIAE
- the cax gene encoding calcium/proton exchanger codes for the protein MERIFFLLTAIGVPLSVAGSLLHWPAAPMFVVYCVTIIALASYMGRATESLAIVAGPRIGGLLNATFGNAVELIISIFALKAGLVGVVLASLTGSVLGNLLLVAGLSFFVGGLKYKRQSFNVYDARHNSGLLTFAILVAFVIPEVFSMTVNEQKTLSLSVGISVIMIALYLAALYFKLVTHRGVYQHKEGEEEHEEPEWSKGKAMLILALATAAVAYVSESLVHTFEVVAHSFGWSELFIGVIIVAIVGNAAEHASAIIMAYKNKMNVAVEIAVGSTLQIAMFVAPVLVLVSLAFPTKMALVFTLPELVAMVTAVLLTIVLSNDGDTNWFEGATLLGAYMIMGIGFYLL
- a CDS encoding MFS transporter encodes the protein MRQRHFFILISSVMISGLAQGLLLPLISVIFEQNGVHSSLSGMHATAMYIGVLIVSPLLERPLRRYGFKRLTIIGGAIVIVSLAIFPIWSSLLFWFMLRLLIGIGDHIFHFGTQTWITYASPAHRRGRNISLYGLSFGVGFMIGPLLVPLVHVHETLPFIVSSLISLCGWVLLFFLPHAYPETEQAEKIGTLRFFHAWKQAWPALLLPFGYGFLEASLHSMFPIYALRNGLHVETVAIMLPAFALGGIAFQLPLGVLSDRFSRKAMITVSLTVGSICFIIAQWFISPVPLTVTFFVAGMFVGSLFSLGMAYMTDLLPKSLLPVGNILCGMLYSIGSICGPAIGGIVLQQQERLFFFSVSSLLFLLLLAQRPLTKFSKYFSKKQEKNIDAF
- a CDS encoding phosphoadenylyl-sulfate reductase; the protein is MITYETWDDVQKPTFPIDNNEKGALHVLSWAYDHYGDDLLYACSFGIEGIVLIDLISQVRDDAEIVFLDTHLHFSETYETIERVKQAYPRLRIHLQSPSLSLAEQEQQFGAELWKKDPNKCCELRKIIPLRQAMTGKKAWISGLRREQSPTRQHVEFINLDKKFQNIKVCPLIHWTWKDVWRYVHRHNLSYNPLHDRGYPSIGCAPCTAPAYTEEDLRSGRWAGLGKTECGLHES
- a CDS encoding YfkD famly protein; the protein is MMFIFFCMPTISEATVKLPSSVIDISKENTYPNPTQNLPYLQPSELAKQLLQSANVKIENPELIRLLNESSISSTPFAIGYEATIYLGQWPLNYESIETSTNWEYQKVNTNFIDNRGGKTAVRLMYRQEMQKQVRGGLTASIPNEEDVKKMMLLTAMKKTNLPLSFSTWIGMGTKKEQAYNVPPKKLGYLYAYAPAVNEKGKVTYGEVYIVLKGKKKSIVVKNVTSQGIGAWIPVQDRLSFAFVASDVPR
- a CDS encoding low molecular weight protein-tyrosine-phosphatase, yielding MIRVLFVCLGNICRSPMAEAVFRHLVKQEGLDHVISVDSAGTGNWHVGKPPHHGTQRILTEKQIDFTGLKARQISKEDFHTFDYIIGMDSDNIAHLRRLVGDSSHAVIARFMDFVPNRRVDDVPDPYFTGNFEEVYELVEEGCKHILERIKRDHSL